The DNA region TGGGTGGCGTCGCGGTGGGGCTGGCAGTGTGGGCGCTGCGGCGCTGGCAGGACGAGCGCCGGTATCAGGCCTGGCGCGCTGCCGTGACCGCCGATCCGTATCGCCGGGACCGGAACGGCTACCCGGTGGGCGCGCAGCTCGGCCTCTCACGCGCCCGGTAACACGCCCCCGGCGGGCGCACCGGGCGCCCGCCGCGCCCCTGACAGCCTCGTTTCGATGCTTCGCGTCATCGCCGCTCCCATCGCATCCGATCGATCCGTCCTCACTGTTATACTCGTGTCGAATGTGTGGGATCGTCGGCTATATCGGGAGCAATTTCGCGGAGATCGTGGTCGTCGACGGCCTGAAACGGCTCGAGTATCGGGGATACGATTCGGCCGGCCTGGCCACGCCGCTGGACGGCGTTCTGAAGCTGCGCCGGCAGGTCGGCAAGATCGCCAATCTCGAGCGCGAGATCCTGCGGGAGCCGGTGGAGGCGCACGTCGGCGTCGGCCACACCCGCTGGGCCACTCACGGCGCCCCGACGGTGGCCAACACCCACCCGCACACCGACGCGGCGCAGACCATCGCGGTGGTCCACAACGGCATCATCGAGAACTATCTCGAGATCCGCCAGAAGCTCGAGGCCGAGGGCTGCGTCTTCTCCTCGGCCACCGATACCGAGGTGGTCCCGCAGCTCGTCGCCTACCACATGGCGCAGGGGGTGGGGTTGGAGGCGGCGTTCCGGGCCACGCTGCGGCGGCTCGAGGGCAGCTACGCCCTGGCCCTCGTCTCGGCGCGCGAGCCCGACCTGATCCTGGCCGCGCGGCGCTCGAGCCCGCTGGTGGTCGGCTATGGCCCGGACGAGTACCTGGTCGCCTCGGACGTGCTCGCCATCCAGCAATACGCCACCGAGGTGACCTACCTGGAGGACGGCGACGTCTGCGTCGTGAAGGCCTCCGGGGTCCGCATCACCGACGTCGACGGCGTGCTCGCGAACCGGCCGCGTCACCGGGTGGATCGGGAGAGCCTCGTCGTTCAGAAGGAGGGCCATCGCCATTTCATGGCGAAGGAGATCCACGAGCAGCCGCGCGTCCTCGCGCAGACGATCTCCGGACGGCTCGCGGCGGGGGGCCGCGACGTCGTGCTCTCCGATCTCGGCCTCACCGCCGCGGCCATGCGCGAGCTGGAGCACGTGCAGATCGTGGCGTGCGGAACGTCGTGGCACGCGGGGCTCGTCGGCCGCTATCTGATCGAGGGGCTCGCCGGGATCCCGGTGCGGGTCGACTACGCCTCCGAGTTCCGCGGTACCGCGGCCCTGCTGCCGCGCCACTCGCTGCTGATCACCATCTCGCAGTCGGGGGAGACCGCCGACACCCTGACCGCGCTTCGGGCGGTGAAGGGGCGCCGCGTGCCGACCCTGACCATCTGCAACTCGCCGCGCTCGTCCATGGTCCGGGAGTCGGATGGCGTCATTCAGACCCTGGTGGGGCCCGAGATCGGGGTCGCGTCCACCAAGGCGTTCACCGGACAGCTGCTCAGCCTGGCCATGCTGGCGATCCACCTCGGGATCACGCGCGGCGCCCTGAGCCCGGCCGACGCGGGGCAGCTGCTCGATCACATGCTGCGCTTGCCCGGGCTGCTCGAGCACGCGCTGCGGCTCGAGGCCGACGTCCTCGAGGAGGCGCGGCGGCTGCAGGAGGCGCGGAGCGTGCTGTACCTCGGGCGCGGCATCAACTATCCGGTGGCCCTCGAGGGCGCCCTCAAGCTGAAGGAGATCTCCTACATCCACGCGGAGGGCTATCCGGCGGGCGAGATGAAGCACGGGCCGATCGCGCTGATCGATCCGCGCTTCCCGGTGGTGGCGGTGGCCGGCGCGGGGCCGGACCAGACCAAGCTGCTGAGCAACCTGGCCGAGGTCCGCGCGCGGGAGGCCCACGTCCTGCTGCTCACCGTCGACGCCGACACCCCGGCCGGCACTGCCGATCGCATCCTCGTGGTGCCGCCCACTTCGCCATGGCTCGAGCCGATCATGCTGGTCCTGCCGCTGCAGATGCTCGCGTATCACACCGCGGTGCTGAAGGGCTGCGACGTGGACCAGCCGAGGAACCTGGCCAAGAGCGTGACCGTGGAATGAACGGGACCGCGGCGCCCGGCCGCTTCACCATGTCGAGCGAGGCCGAGCACCTCGGCCGGCTCCGGCAGTGGCTGCGGGGCGCGCTGGCGGGCCTCGGCGTCGACCGGGCCACCGGCTCGGAGCTGCTGCTGGCGGTCGGCGAGCTGTGCGCCAACTCGATCGAGCACGCCTACGAGGGCCGGGGCGGCCAGTCCATCGATGTCTCGGTGCGCGGCTACGACGACCGGGTCGAGATCGAGGTGGAGGACTGGGGCAAGACCTTCGATGCCTCGCGCTACGTGGAGCCGGATCTGGAATCGCTGCCCGAGCACGGCATGGGCATCCACCTCGTCCGCCGCATCGCGGACTCGCTCGCGGTGGACGTGCAGCGCGAGCGGGGCACCCGCTGGACGCTCACGAAGTACCGGCGGGCCGCGAGTCCGGCCGTCGGGTTCATCGACGACCGGGCGCCGGTCCGGCCAGGAGAGACCATGGACATCGAAGTGACCAAGTCGGGCACGATCTCGGTGGTGGCGCCCCAGGGCGATCTGGACATGGCGGCGGCGGATCAGATGAAGCGGACGCTGACCGATCTGGTGGACAAGGGCGGCCGCAAGCTCCTGATCGATCTGGACCACGTCGGTTACGTGGACAGCTCGGGCCTCGGCGCTCTCGTCGCGTCGATGAAGCACGCGCGCGGGGCGGGCGGCGACATGCGCCTCTGCGGGCTGCAGGACGACGTGCGCGCCATCTTCGAGATGACCCGCCTCGTGAAGGCCATCACGGTGCACGCCAGCCGGGCGGAGGCGCTCGGCGCGTGGGCCTGACCCGGCGCCTGATCGCCGCCGCCCTGGCCCTCGGGCTCGGCGGGGCGACGGCGCCGGCCGGCGGAGCGTCCGCGCCGCCGATGATTCGCCCGCTCGCGGGCGTGCGCACCTGGGTCGTCTACTACGGGGCCGAGGCATCGGCGGGACCCGATCTCGCCCGCTTCGACGTGGTGGTGCTCGACCCGCATGGGCACCCCCCGCTGCCCGTGATCAAGCGGCACGGGGCGGTCGTCCTCACCTATGTGAGCCTCGGGGAGGTGAACACGAGTCATCCCGAGTACGCGGCGATCAAGGACGAGCCGTGGGTGCTCGCGCCGAATCCCAGCTGGCCGGACGCGCGACGACTCGACGTGCGGGCCGAGGCCTATCGGCGCTGGCTCCTCGATCGGGTGGTGCCGGCGGCCCTCGCCGGTCCGGTGAACGGCCTCTTCCTCGACACCGCCGACTCCGCCCTCGATCTCGAACACACCGATCCGGCGCGCCACGCCGGGATGGCCCAGGCCCTCGAGCGCGTGCTCGGCGAGATGAAGCGCCGCAACCCCCGCGCGCTCCTCATGCTCAACGGCGGGCTCCCGGTGGTGGAGCGCCGCCCCGAGGCCGTCGACGCGGTGGCGCTCGAATCGATCTGGAGCGACTACGATTTCAAGGCGCAGCGGTACCGCGTGCGACCGGCCGAGGAGGCGGAGGCGCGGGCCGGCCTGCTCGCGCGGGTGGCCGCCCTGGGGCTGCCCGTGTTCACCATCGAGTACGCGGCGGCCGAGCCGAACGCGCGCTGGCCGTCCGAGCTCATCCGGCGCTCGCGCGCCCGTGGATTCGTCCCGTACGTCTCCACCATCGGCCTCGACCGCGTCTCGCTGCTCACCCTCTCGCCGCCATGAGCGGACGGTTCTCGCGGCGCGCGTTGCTCCGGCGCTCGGCCGCCGCGGCGGGCGCGCTCGCCCTGCGCGCCGGATCGTCCGCCCGCGCCGCGCCGGCGCCGCCGTCTGCGCCGGCCGCCGCCGACCTGCCGCGCTACGTCCTCGCGCTGTACAAGTCGAGCGATCCCGACAACGACGTGTCGGGCCGCCGCAAGATGACCGCGACGAACAACGAGGTCCACGCGTGGGCCCAGATGCCGCTGAACTGGCTCGGGCTGATGGTGGAGTACTACGACATCGACCGCGGGCTGCCCGACGAGAAGGTCATGGGCCGCTACCGCGGCATCGTCACCTGGTTCCAGACCGACGAGATGGCGGACCCGCTCGCCTACCTGCGCTGGCTCGGCGCCCAGACGCGGGCCGGGCGCCGCGTCGTGATCCTGGGCCAGCTGGGCGCCCTTCGCGACCGCAAGACGCTCAAGACGGTGGATCTGGAGGCCGTGAACGAGGCGCTCGCGCCCACCGGGCTGCAGTTCCTTGGCAACTGGACGGGTAACCAGCGGGTCATCGAGCTGCGGCGCAAGGACCCGACGATGATGGAGTTCGAGCGGAAGCTGCCGCCCGGCCTGCCCTACTATCAGCAGGTCGTGGCGCGGGCGCCGGGCAGCCGGGCCCACCTCGTGCTGGCCCGACGCGATCTGCCCGACTCCGAGAGCGCGATGGTGGTCACCGGCCCCTGGGGCGGGTTCGCGGCCGCGGAGTACGTGCGCTTCCAGTTTCCCGGCGAGGCGGGCGCGCAGTGGTGGATCGATCCGTTCGCCTTCTTCCGCGAGGCGCTCGGCGTCGGGGACTGGCCGCGGCCGGACACCACCACCCAGTACGGGCGGCGCATCTTCTATTCCCACATCGACGGCGACGGCCTTCGCAACCGCTCGGAGGTGCGCGCGGGCGCGTCGAGCGGCCAGATCATCCTGGACGAGATCCTGTCCCGCTACCGGTTGCCGATCAGCGTCTCGGTGGTGGTGGCCGAGGTGGAGCCGACGCTGCTCGGCTCGCCCGAGTTCCACCAGCTGGCCCGGGCCATCTACGCGCGGCCCAACGTCGAGGCGGGGAGCCACTCGTACACGCATCCGCTCGACTGGGAGAAGCGGACGCGCAGCTTCGACCTGCCGCGGGTGCCCTACGCGGTCGAGACCGAGACCGCGGGCGCCATTCGCTACATGGAGGAGCGGCTCCTGCCGCCCGGCAAGCGGGTGCGGCTCTTCCAGTGGTCGGGCTCGACGCGGGTGAGCGAGGACGCCATCGCGATCCTCGCCCGGCTCGGGGTGCCCAACATCAACGGGGGCGATCCGATGCGGGACCGCCAGTGGCCCAGCTACACGCGGGTGGCCCCGCTCATGCGGCAGGTGGGGACGCAGTGGCAGACGTACACCTCCGGCTCCAACGAGAATCTGTACACCAACCTCTGGACGGGGCCCTTCTACGGGTTCCGCTACGTGATCCAGACCTTCGAGAACACCGAGGCGCCGCGGCGGGTAGCCCCGGTGAACGTCTACTACCACTACTACTCGGGCGAGCGGGTGGCCTCGCTGCACGCCCTGCACGAGGTGCACGAGTGGGTGCTGCGACAGCCGCTGGCGCCGCTCTTCACCAGCGAATACCTCGCCATCGTCGAGGGCTTCCGCACCGCGCGCATCGCCCGGACCGCCGAGGGGTGGCGGATCGACCGGCACGGCGCCCTCCGCACCATCCGCTTCGACGACACGGCCGCCTCGGTGGATCTGGCGCGCTCGTCGGGCGTGCTGGGATTCGTGCACCATCAGGGCGCGCTCTACGTGCACCTGGCCGGGCCCGAGCCCGCGCACGTGGTGCTGACCGACCGGCCGGCGCGGGCACCCTATCTGGCCC from Candidatus Methylomirabilota bacterium includes:
- the glmS gene encoding glutamine--fructose-6-phosphate transaminase (isomerizing), with product MCGIVGYIGSNFAEIVVVDGLKRLEYRGYDSAGLATPLDGVLKLRRQVGKIANLEREILREPVEAHVGVGHTRWATHGAPTVANTHPHTDAAQTIAVVHNGIIENYLEIRQKLEAEGCVFSSATDTEVVPQLVAYHMAQGVGLEAAFRATLRRLEGSYALALVSAREPDLILAARRSSPLVVGYGPDEYLVASDVLAIQQYATEVTYLEDGDVCVVKASGVRITDVDGVLANRPRHRVDRESLVVQKEGHRHFMAKEIHEQPRVLAQTISGRLAAGGRDVVLSDLGLTAAAMRELEHVQIVACGTSWHAGLVGRYLIEGLAGIPVRVDYASEFRGTAALLPRHSLLITISQSGETADTLTALRAVKGRRVPTLTICNSPRSSMVRESDGVIQTLVGPEIGVASTKAFTGQLLSLAMLAIHLGITRGALSPADAGQLLDHMLRLPGLLEHALRLEADVLEEARRLQEARSVLYLGRGINYPVALEGALKLKEISYIHAEGYPAGEMKHGPIALIDPRFPVVAVAGAGPDQTKLLSNLAEVRAREAHVLLLTVDADTPAGTADRILVVPPTSPWLEPIMLVLPLQMLAYHTAVLKGCDVDQPRNLAKSVTVE
- a CDS encoding anti-sigma factor antagonist (This anti-anti-sigma factor, or anti-sigma factor antagonist, belongs to a family that includes characterized members SpoIIAA, RsbV, RsfA, and RsfB.) is translated as MNGTAAPGRFTMSSEAEHLGRLRQWLRGALAGLGVDRATGSELLLAVGELCANSIEHAYEGRGGQSIDVSVRGYDDRVEIEVEDWGKTFDASRYVEPDLESLPEHGMGIHLVRRIADSLAVDVQRERGTRWTLTKYRRAASPAVGFIDDRAPVRPGETMDIEVTKSGTISVVAPQGDLDMAAADQMKRTLTDLVDKGGRKLLIDLDHVGYVDSSGLGALVASMKHARGAGGDMRLCGLQDDVRAIFEMTRLVKAITVHASRAEALGAWA
- a CDS encoding endo alpha-1,4 polygalactosaminidase, with the protein product MGLTRRLIAAALALGLGGATAPAGGASAPPMIRPLAGVRTWVVYYGAEASAGPDLARFDVVVLDPHGHPPLPVIKRHGAVVLTYVSLGEVNTSHPEYAAIKDEPWVLAPNPSWPDARRLDVRAEAYRRWLLDRVVPAALAGPVNGLFLDTADSALDLEHTDPARHAGMAQALERVLGEMKRRNPRALLMLNGGLPVVERRPEAVDAVALESIWSDYDFKAQRYRVRPAEEAEARAGLLARVAALGLPVFTIEYAAAEPNARWPSELIRRSRARGFVPYVSTIGLDRVSLLTLSPP